A region of the Littorina saxatilis isolate snail1 linkage group LG12, US_GU_Lsax_2.0, whole genome shotgun sequence genome:
GTAATAAAGGGCATCAATCATTTGTGTAACTAAACTGTAGTTCAGTCATGATGTTTGAGATGCATGCAACTAATAAGCTGCACATAAGGCAACACAAAAATAATTGCTTTACccggtaacgtgaccaaaaaaaatagggtcggttggtcggctttttatgtttttttgttttataaattTAGTTGAGTtcaaaggaggttacttcccttagtctcggtatggtttgcaaaatgtgccaaaagtttttaggtttttttagaaaggaaaaaaaagtgttagggttggcaggaaaaaaatagggtcggttgggttaccctaaaccaacatatttttttgggggggggcctaacATAGCAGAAATAATCTGCATAATTCCATTCAGTCCTCAACGTTTTTACCTGTTGAATTCTGCATGTGTACAACTGTCCAACATGACTTCCTTTGAGTAGTTCAGGCATGTTTGTCATGTATATATAAGCTACACGAGATCACCATGTCCAACCAGTAAGTTCAGTTTCAACGCTGATGTGGAACTGATGTTATCCCCCCACTAAATGGTGTAGTTCTGCAACAGAAAAGGCGCTAGCGGCAGGGGTCAGACTGCACTGGAGCAAAGCACTGATCGATGCGTACAGTCCGGAAAATATGGTACTAAGCCCATTGTCAAAGTTTCTGGAATGATTTTGAGCAAGGCACACCTACATCCATTTGTGTCTCTCAGCTGTGTGGGTCTGTAGCATCACTGTTATTCATATTGACCGGCATGAGATCAGCACGACAGAATTCCCCAGTGTCCAGATTTTTTGCCATGAGCTGGTTAGGCACTGCATTCGGAATGGCGTGGTTTGCAAACAGACGTGTGATACAGCAATCCTGCGAAAAATGAAAACACATTTGATTCACCTGAAATGTGATGCTCACTTGGTTGAATTTCAACACCAGATAAACAAAGAGGAAAAAAGGACGGGGGAAAATTGTCAAGAAAATATTGTTTAGCAGAAAAAAATCAACCGACCAACCCAAGACAGCAATATtctttacacatacacacacatccagcAACATACCGTTACAGCATAGataacgcccccccccccccccccccccccccaaaaaaaaatcaaaaaaaatccaGGTAGGTCAGCATTTTATTCTCCATTTTTGTCTTGTCACCGAGGCATATGTGGCTTTTATTATTCAGAACCCATTTGAGTTGTGTTCCCTAAATGTTAGAGAAGAGTAGCTTCCTTTGTGAAGTCTgcggataaaaaaaaattgacagTCAGATTAGTCCTACTACGCGTTAACATTTTTGGATGGTTGACCCGCGCCAGGCGCCTGAGCAATGCGTCAGATGAAAAAAGTATGTGTCAGCGACCAAAAAACAGAACTTTATAGGCCTGACAACAACACTGCAAAACTATCAGTTATATACTCACACAGAGATACCGCACAGCAGCTGGTGTGATTTGTGCGCAACCGTTGAGATAGATTTCCTCCAGCTCCGGCCGACTGTTGGCGAGAGCAAAGATACACTTGTCGGTCAAACCGTGAATACCGGACAAGACCAAGCTTTTGATTGGACACTGGCGCACCAGCTCACACACAGCTCTATCTGTAAtctgtcaacaaaatcaatgaGAACACGATTATCTTAACCTTTTCCCTTATAAATTAAGCCTAAAAGTTTCAAGTTTAAACCATATAAAACGCGGACAAAAATTGATGTTTTTAGAGGTTCCAGGTAAAAATGAAAGAGTATGCAGAAAATCAACTAAGAGCGTTCACACAGACCTagacaaaaagagacagacacgcagaaagacaaacagacacacaaattaCCCCATGTATACATCTACAGGctcacacacataacacacacacacacacacacacacacacacacacacacacacacacacatacacacacacacatacacacacataattgcAATGCATCAGCTATATGAGCAAGAGGTCCAAAATTATACCCAAACACAATTATCAAACTAAGTACATGTAATACTAATAGCATACAACGTAGAAAGACAGCAGCTAGAGGTTGGGCTCAGAAAGAGCAATAACAATTAAGATCACCCTTTAGGTTCAAACCTCATGAAGCTGAACATTAAATTAAACATGCTGCAGAAGACTAATAAAAAGATATATttaaatagcgctctgcctcatttgtttaagattctcaCAGAAACTTTCCAGGCAACCCTGTaacaatgtttgtgtttgttctgtTAAAACCAGTCTTGGAGTATGTTGGGTCAgggctggttcttgtgtatgactgtgtacgcaAGCGTTACCTGAGAGAATGAGGAACATATATTTATATGCACTTGCGGCGACCATCCTTTTTGATAATGAAAGTGGCTTGTTGAttttaatgcttgttattctctcaggtgccagccAGGAGACttgttccgcataactctcactcactctataACCACACATCGTATGcattttagagcgcttacttccctttgttgatcagatcATGCAGGAAGCTAATCAAACAGAAAACCTCTACACACCTGTCTGCAGCCTTTGATGCCCAGGTGAGTGAGTTTAGGACAGTTGTCAGCCAGCTGAAAGAGCAAGTCATCCGTGGCGGCCGTGATGCCAGAGATCTCCAGCAAGGTCAGCTCATGGCAGCACAACGACACCTGGGATAGGACCGACACATccagctgcaacaacaacacactgtGACCTACCATGAAACCTTGAACGAAGTAGCAATAAAAACATTATAGTggaacaccccccacccccccccatctcaggtcttaaaaaggagggagtcttaaaaaggagggagtcttaaaaaggagggagtcttaaaaaggagggagtcttaaaaaggaggtaaactaacagaggttatgagtagaaagtctaagaaaacaaggtCCTAGATGggagaaagtcttaaattggggggtcttaaatagGGGGGTTCAATTCATCAATTGTAACAATAAAAACATCATCGTTAAAGAGGACACATAATCACAGGAATACGAACGcgtttcaacaacaaaatcttcAGCAAAAGGACAATTTCAATATGTTGGGTTCTCATACTTTTTCTTTCGGCTATTTTCTGTTTTTTGGCACttgattttccttttttttggcTTGTTTATTGCTGAAGAAGACTTTTTGTCcaaaatacgcacacacacacatcacctcATGTATACAAGTACAAGCTCACActcataaaacacacacagcaatgAATGAAAAAAGGACAAGTACAATGTTGGGTCCTCATACCTTTTCGTtttggcttttttttctttctttctctctttccacaacttaatttttcttttttttgcttgtttgttgctgAAGAAGACTTTTTGTCCCAACCGATTCATAATCTGGTATGTGTTTCTAAATCTGGTGTGTGTAATTCTATTAACTCTTGGTGATAATATTTCTGCATGAATTGTTAATTTATTTTAGTCCTTCTTACTCAAGTCTCATTTCATATCAAAGACAATGAAATCTCTGTTTTAGGACTCTCTGACTTACGAGCTTCTCCCTTTCactattttgttttctcagactctctctctgtgaaggTGTAAAAAGAACTTAATTAATCAAGGCATCGTCACTCCCACTTTTCCAGAAACAACTCCACTCATATTGCTCATATTAACCTAATACCTCCCACAATTCATCTTTTGTTGTTTATAAAGACGCAGGTTGTAAAGAAGTATCAAGAATTTTAAGAAAACTGTTCAGTAGAAGTCATCCGATTTTTTTTATGCGCAAATAtgtatatcttctttttttttcctattCTTTTTTGCTTGGCAATATATATTAGGCAGTATGTGATACATAGAGTAATTGGTCAAAGCAAAAGCAAGAACCTTTTGACCTACCTCTCTGCAGCTGAGGTAAAGTTTGCGGAAATTGTTCGCTCGTTTAGGATCTTGAAAGATTGGAGACAGCGTGACTCCAGTGACTTGCGTGAGAAGGCTCAGGCACATTTCCTGCAGCTGCCGACAATGCTTGGTTATAGCTCGAAGCCCCTCATCGGTAAGAGTCTTGGTGAAACCACCACTGATGTCTAGTGTTTCCAAATTAGAACCCACGTGTTCCAAAATCTGCAACGACAATTGAGATACAGTATATGAATGGGGAATGCGAAAGTAACAGATAAATAACTGAAAAATCATACCTAACCAATCAATGAAAAATGAGCAATCACCAGACCAACGCATGATGAACGAGTCAACATGTACTGAACTAAAATGCAAACCGCAATAGCAACAACTGAATAATCTAAAAcatacaaaaaacacacacccatacaacaCATCGGACTAACAGACATAATTGGTCGCACTGTacattaagtttaccaatatgtttaaaacaaattcttctTTCAGTATTTTACCGACAAAAACtataatcatgtgtcaaaatactgtaTCGGATTCGGGATGCGGTTGTGAAGAAAAGAAGTGTAGGATTTTTTCTCGTCGgatttttttccactgaccgtactaATCGTTATTTAGATAATCATGCTTACATTTTTAATACAGctaaatcgtatgggttcccaggtctgtttaCCTTTCTCAATGTGGTGTCATTGAGGGcagacacaccacacaaacgCAAAGAGGTCAGTGAGCGCAGACGCTGCAAGGCTTCCACAAAGACCTGCTGATCCTCCAGCTGAATTCCACACAGTGACAGCTCCTTTAGTGTCTGCGGTAACGTCCACAGCGCTTGGCACTCACTGTTCTTTGCCAGGCGGCTGCAGTATGACAGATCTAGGCTTTGAAGTCTTGTGCACCCCTGGAACAGCTGTGGGGAGAAATGAGGTTAAGAGAATGCATTATTAGGGTCATGGAATACTACAGGTGAAGGCTTTTTAATGCCATATTGTACAATTTTGCTAAACATCTGTTGGAAAACAGATTTGGAGGTCATGAAGAATTTAGAATTGATGGCCATTAAATCAGAACATAAACAcaagcatgtacacacacaaactaacctGTAGTACAATAAAAAGGATAAATTATTATGCATTCATGCacatttctttctcttcttccttGTTCATTcgttaaaacaaaagaaaggttGACAAGAAAGATACACACCTTTATTAAGGCTTCTTTTCCCACAGCTTTTGCTCCTGTAAGATTCAACCTGTAACGCAGAACATCCTTTTCATACGTAACATTTGTTGTTTGATCTGGAGCACACACAGAGATGAGACAATTAAGACAGACACCCACTCACCCCTTTGCACGCTACTCAGCTACAAATTTCATACACGCCATAGCATAGGTATACATGCAGCCACACCCAACAATGATAACAGCAGGATACACACTAACTGCATAAACAAGAAAAACTTACTGACGAATGGGATCTTATGACTAACGGCGTAAAAACATCTGTATCTTTTTGCATAAATCATCATCGGTTCATTAGAGAATCATACCAAGGTTTATTAACCATACTACGTACAAGCACAAACTGAAGCATGGGTAGGCATGTTAGGTTTGTTCTGTTCAAGCATCTGTTCATCTCGAGACGCAGACGATTCAGCTCTTGCTAATTGTGGAGTTAACATTAAGGGTTTTCTACTGACTTTAAATGCGGTTGAGTAATCTTCCAGGGAATGTACATCGGATCCAAATACCatttatagtgtgtgtgtgtgtgtgtgtgtgtgtgtgtgtgtgtgtgtgtatgtgtgtgtgtgtgtgtatgtgtgtgtgtgtgtgtgtgtgcgcaataACATCTTCTGTAAAGGATCACAGCAAAGaagtgttttttgttgctttctttttctcttttccccCCTCGATCATCATTATGATACTCACTTTTTCAAGTTTGAACAATGCCGCGATAACTGAACCAGCTCTTCATCAGTTACACCTGGAATCCCCAGATCCAGCTCCTCCTGAAAAATCAATGTCATTAGTGGTATATTCCAAGTAACACGCATATTGAATTCCCACTGGTTTCCCAGTGGTGAATGAGTGGGAAGAGGATGGGAGAGTGGGCCCACTCCCATCCCACAGAACTCCCACAGTCAAAGCTATGGGAAGAAAGTGGTATAGACCTGGGCCGTCCCTTGGTCTCTGGGAAACAAGCTTGCACTTCGACAGAAATGGGATAAAAGTGGGAATTCCCTCTTGTTCCCACACAGCGTGCCAGGAAAATGTTCCGACGCAGCGAGCTACAATTGCCGGAGAATAGACTGTGAATACATTCCGTGAGCGCGAGTATTGCATGTGCAAGGATCAAAGATTTCATCTGAAGAACACAGAGTGATATAATGACGGCTTCATATTCAACAAAGCGAAGACGATTAGtgagattactgtcaaactcaAAGGTTGATGAACGCATGAACACGGCTTTCCCACATGGCCGCGCGCGCGCTCGTAATCCAGCGTCAACTTGATTTGAGTGATTAAAAACcagtgtgtgtgcttgaatacgtatctgtgtgtatgagttgttcttgttgtttttatataCATTGATGATTTTTTAAATCGCTCATCCCTATGCTTCATGATTTATGGCACCGAGTCGCAAAGTTTGTTCCAGCATTATGTTATGCAATCATTTTAACACTCATTTCTCACTGTAGTCCCACACGTTTCCGATTTGAACCCCACTTGTTTCCCACCTGAATCCCACTCGTTTCCCACCCGTGAATCCCACTCGTGTCCCACCCTGATCCCACCCGTGTCCCACCCTGATCCCACCCGTGTCCCACCCTGATCCCACTCGTGTCCCACCCTGATCCCACCCGTGTCCCACCCTGATCCCACCCGTGTCCCACCTTGATCCCATTGGTGTCCCACCCGTTTCCCACTCGTGTCCCATTTACTCCCCACTGGGCTCCCACTGCCCACAACGTCACCATGTGGGATCCTACTCGGGGCCCACATGGGATCCATGTGGGAAGGTTACTTGGGATGTTTGTCCTGAATTTTTTGTCTTTTGAAGCTGCATCCCTGTAGGAATCACAAAATAATCAATGGGGTCAAACACATCCTTGTGGTGGATCCATAAGGCGGAAAGACCATAATACATACATATTCAATGATAGTTTTCTTTTCTAAAATCTTGATGAATAACATAGAAAGCTTGGTATTAGTTAGTACAATAAAGCAACATGTGGCACAGTGTTGCAATATTCACACTCCAACTTACCAAGACATCACCTAAGGCTGCTGCCACACATCCATATGTCCGTCTCTCAAGTGTAGGGCAGTGCGCTATCCGCAACACTTTTATCCCTTGACACTCATTTGCTAAGGCTGTAACACCTGGAACACAGGATACAAGATAAAATAATCTCGTTATTCAAATGGGCAATATGGCAAttacaagcaacacacacaaagtcatTGTACATAGCTGTTATACGTCAAACTCACTAAAGAGAAGTCAATTTAACTAATTTTGTTTCAGAGATGACTCTTTGTAAATatacttttgcactgagctacacgtacagtggaatccagctatatagctattctgatggacacgtgggggaattcgggggctgtgattggatggtctcttccgatcatcaaagcataatgctatggaagtcggccatttttgccaatatccaaaagcatattggcaataacaatgatgcatggttccggtttacccatctgtaccacacgatgtttcaatcgatgacagcatacactgacaacttgaaattcttctcgggaatgttttacagctttacaaatgtcgatagcatacccttttctccTAACTTCCCGAataaacaggactaaaccaattattttctgtccctaaacaccacaaaatgcccaaagtcgaaagatgtagtacaaacaggggagtaaaacggaacagccgtttttgtgtgcctgtgtgagctcagttgccgactaacacaaactttcgcattcggcttttcttatttcgtaactccacactaaataccccacttcccctctgaagtattgatgtacaacccatggcactaacattcatgtagtcgttcataatttttttaactgaggttgaaaaattcgcttcatgacgagacaagtataaacgccattcacccaaactgaaaactccgctgccgtctgctcgcgttgtacggattagctgttctcttctcctccccttgttgcatcctagttcttcagttgtttctagttttccgttgatgttgtgttttggtcttcttcataagtagtcttgttcaaaattaaaaaaaactcaaacttctttttgttgtatacgaaagaactaataaaaagctgtttaacagctgtgttgtcaaatcgagtttttttccaaagtcagtgtggcgcctgcgcaaaactaatgcgcataagaaacggcgtctgctatcaaaacctgagatcaacgcatcgacgcaaaaactgtcattttgtaaatttggaacaacaaatcaaggtcagaacagctatataatcgctattgtattttcagcgtagcaatagggtccgatatttagactcgaacaagtataatgcgactcgtcttcgactcgtcggcattacttgtctcgtctaaatatcggaccctattgctacgctgaaaacacaatagctgttaataacgaacctgggtataaagaaatccctcttttaacaaactgccattgatttcccggcagacagccttctatttcttacttgttactttccggctacatcgaaccttttgaactcatttgcataacgaacccctcttttaacaaacacgttttcatcgccccagagccgttttgtctctaaaagtcacaaggctacaacgaactgatgtcaataattgtctccaaaaacaaaaatacacaaacacaagtgcacatcgcgtgatgagcgagctctgaacaaacagcgggaggtgcacggaacagccaGTGAAAGCGGTGAAGACGATGACCCAGAACCGCTCCCAACACCAACTGCCACAGAAGCACGTGTTGCTGCCAATACCCTACGTCGCTACTTGCAGGCAAAGTGCAGCGATGTCTGTGACTTTGATATGATCTCCAAATTGGAGTGTACAGTGGAGAAGTGTGCCAGTTCTGAGCAGCGTCAGACAAACATTCTGGACTTTTTCAAAACAGCTTTTTACGTGTGTCGCggcagtgtcagtgtgtgcagtgTCTTTTTTGACGGACacggagattgatcagaatgtacatgtacatgcttttacacggctttttaaattttacttcaaaaattgtgacagtaaagtgaacatttgaactatgcctctctctatggattatattatgaagctgttgaaaacatgcagagagatcgatgggacgatcatttgaaggtgagtaggaaaacttgtcttaaggccatttagggttgaaaactctacagcgaattgctgatataacaaactaaaatgtatctcccttgagattcgttgtacccggactccactgtacatgtTTTCCTTTTGTATCATATATATACCTTTTACAGCCATGGAAGGAAAGGTCTTCTGGACCTATCGGCAACTGTTTGCAGCCCAAACATCTTTTTTTGCCCCGTTTTATTTTCTAAATATCATTAGAATTCTTTGCACTGAATGTAAGAAGCAGAATTGTAAGTCAGCCCAACcacacatacagaaagacaggaaTAACATGCGACAATTTTCTATGATCTtttggagaaaaagaagaatattCAACCCTTCTCCGGCACAGATGTTCTTGTACCTCGATCATGAGTGCAAAACAACTGCTGTCAGTCTCTTGCATATAGTCTGCCCTCCCTTAGTTCTACCTTTTAAACTCACCCTCGCATGTGATAAGCGGACACTTCTTCATCTCAACCTTCCAAAGCGCAGGGGAGTGAATTGCAGCCAGACCAAGGGAGGTAAGGCGAGGCAGTTTCTTCAGCTCCAGTACACACAGTTTTTCTTGCCCTGCTGTGATCTCTTTTACGCCAGCAtcttgaaaaaaagaagaaatgttTGAAATCTTTTCAGatttttgtttagattcaattAAACAATGTGACGTGGGCTTGAGAAACACATCTTCTACGTACATCAGCTTCACCACTGTATACTCGACCACAATCGATAACTATTATTATCATCTTCGTCCTGCTTCTCGTTTTCAAAATCAGCCTTTCAAACAGCACAATTACAAACCAACCATAAATGATCATGATAGTCATTACTAGTGGCATGGATAATGTAATACCCTtccaaggcaaggcaaggcaatatttattttttttaaacccacggttacatgaatttgaaagaaaaaaattacaataacttttttttttaaatgtactaATGGAAAACTTCATAATGAATAACCAGAAATAGGTCAAACTGGATTAATAACTATTTAATTCCAATGAGAGCACATCTCTGATCACAGGACATCTTCTGCTCTCCCTTGGTTTATAACAAAAGTTTTCAAGCCATAAAGTGGGTTGAAAATATGTATGCCAAGAGCCGATCTGATTTTCTCGTCCATTGATCAATTTCATCACCTTCAGCCTCATCCTCATTACAAGAATACAGTtgttttgaagaagaagaaaaccattGAACCAAGGTGTGAATTTTTTCCTTCCTTAATTTTCAGCATCATTGTCAATTAACCTTTCTTAATCCAATTCATTAGGAATGAAACTTTAAATTGGGTTGGGTAAAGATATTATTAAGAAAAAATAAAACCATAAATTGAAAAGCGATTTTTTTCCCCAGCAATGATCGATTGGTCGGTGTAGCCCCAGTTGACCGTATCTCGTTTCTCCGTTTCCTATTTCATCGTATGCATTCACTGGAACGTACTAATAGTGCCGTTTGACCGTATAGAGTACTcgctcttgtttgtttgtttttcatttgagAATGCcgatcacagacacacactttgaaaaaaactatgcaaaaacacttttctcccttttgtttatTAGCAGGtgtaacacacatgcacacacacacacataatgtgTTTGCCAATTAAGAAAAGCAATataaggccccccaaaaaaataggtctgtttacggtaacataggccaaaaaaatagggtcggtaggtcgggattttttttattttaattttttttttctcccaaaaaacatatttttacgttattttgccaaaaaaacaagattttttttttcttcttccccaaatgccaaaaaaaagtctagggtcgcgcgaaaaaactagggtcggtcgggttaccgtaaacagacctatttttttttgggcctaaaaGTACATCTTTTCGTATATTATGCCATGCTAGGCATTGCAATGTCACACACATGAATTAAAACAGAAATgttcaaataaaaatgaaaaatataaaagttgttCTGAAGATAATTACTCTGAACAGCAGTTGAGACTGAGTAAGATTCGTTGGCGTTCGATTACCTCATATCATGCTAACAACGGATGAACAGGCATCAATATAACTTTTGAGATATCTTTTTCCTGCGTCCAGCTCTTGTTTCGGGGTTGAAGTTGCTTTGATGCGGTGACGTATCTTCTTTTGCGCGGCTGTGGTGAAAGCATACGGTCAAACGACACTTTGCAATACAGTCAAACGATACAACGCTTCCGATACTGTCACGTTTAACTGGACAGCGGCTACATCAATAGTACGAAAAAACGAGATAAGGTGAACTGGACCCAAACCGATTGGTCATCATTGTTAACTTCTTGATCTCCATCAGTGTTGTCAACTTACCTGTAACAGCGGTGCAACCGTGAATAACCAGCACCTCTATCTCGCACTTGCTGGCCGCCAGCAAAGTGAGAAAATGGTCGTCCACCTGGTGGCACTTGTAGAGTTTGATATGGCGCAATGCTGAGCACATGAGGTTGTAGCTGACGTGTGGCAGGTAGTCCTTGTGCAGCATGTCATGGTAGGCTAGCCGCTCAAGGAGTCGCTCCTTGTAGAGCGTGGGCAGGTTGCTGCACAGCTGGGGGATGGAGCTCAGGTTGTTCTGGATGAAGCCCAGGCAGATGTCACCCAGCTCCTTCACCATGGCGGCAGTCTAGATTCTGCTTACTCTGCTGTCTGCTCTGCTTCTCTTTACTTCCGTAACAAAACAAGAATTACAATGGTTAATACAATAAAaagacaatgttcggaaatcTTGTATTTTCTAATGTCAtgatttgtatatatatatatatcgtgtgtgtgtgtttgtgtatgcgcgtgtgtgAGGTGTTTATCGGAAtagtaaagcgcttggagctttGAATCGGGACTTGTGCTATTAAAAAAtgatttattatcattattattattatttaaataACTCTGTCCAGATTTGTAAGTGGTGTGGTACATTAAGACTAGGAGCCCCTTTTACATGTAAGCTTTTCAAAACGAGATGGAGCAAGTACCATACTGCCGATCGGCTTTAACCTACCATCGGGACGAACGCCTAACGATGATGTTTATATTATTCAGTGTGTGTTCAATATGatacccttttcttttgaaaatatacTCAGATGTCCTTGATGCTTTAGGTTACTTCCATGGCGAAGTAAAAATATAAACGTTCGTCTCGTAATTATGGCAGACATACATGATACAAAACAGATACTGAGATAGACATGTCAACattccaaaataaaaaataacaacaaagtAAGGTCATATACTGATAtagttattggaatgtttactCTTTGACAAAACGAAATATTCACAAGTTAAAATGTTGACCTAATGGGACAGACATACAAATAATTATGTACAAATTAAAAAGACTTAAACTTAGCTCATTATATGTGAGCCTGCATGGGAAAACCTGGCTAAAGACGCAGCGAGCTATTTTCGGCTACAATGGTAACAGGTCAGAAGGGATAAAATTATCAATCTTCAGATTTACTGCTAAATCGCTTTATTGATCATCCGccggtaatgttgaactttagcgtgttaaattcatagctcagaatccaggggcattctttacttatttttgatccatgtccctgtaatcaagccaaagaacatttgtcgtgaaattgattgacggattgagctccaaacttaagaataattaatcaatttggttgtttgatcgacgAAAATGAAGCGGAAATGCCTACGTTTTCAACCAAGGGACATCACTTACACgacagagttgcctcccttgtcggCGTACACGGACAATTTCTTCTTTGatgcatgtaaacgaaatgcattcgtacagttcgtTCGGTGACTTTAATATTTTCAAAGAGATCCTAAATGACTTACAAGTGCAGTTTCTGCAAATTTGGAAGCTTAATGATCTGTATTacgagctatgaatttaacacgctaaagttcaacattacccatTGGGAAGACCTCTATTTAATTAACCTGTCCCTCTCTAATTTGACTTTTTAACATCGTCCACAATTGCTACTAAATCATT
Encoded here:
- the LOC138982272 gene encoding F-box/LRR-repeat protein 2-like encodes the protein MVKELGDICLGFIQNNLSSIPQLCSNLPTLYKERLLERLAYHDMLHKDYLPHVSYNLMCSALRHIKLYKCHQVDDHFLTLLAASKCEIEVLVIHGCTAVTDAGVKEITAGQEKLCVLELKKLPRLTSLGLAAIHSPALWKVEMKKCPLITCEGVTALANECQGIKVLRIAHCPTLERRTYGCVAAALGDVLEELDLGIPGVTDEELVQLSRHCSNLKKLNLTGAKAVGKEALIKLFQGCTRLQSLDLSYCSRLAKNSECQALWTLPQTLKELSLCGIQLEDQQVFVEALQRLRSLTSLRLCGVSALNDTTLRKILEHVGSNLETLDISGGFTKTLTDEGLRAITKHCRQLQEMCLSLLTQVTGVTLSPIFQDPKRANNFRKLYLSCRELDVSVLSQVSLCCHELTLLEISGITAATDDLLFQLADNCPKLTHLGIKGCRQITDRAVCELVRQCPIKSLVLSGIHGLTDKCIFALANSRPELEEIYLNGCAQITPAAVRYLCDCCITRLFANHAIPNAVPNQLMAKNLDTGEFCRADLMPVNMNNSDATDPHS